The following proteins are co-located in the Rippkaea orientalis PCC 8801 genome:
- a CDS encoding YggT family protein, which translates to MNIINITNWGLGLGLGLMTFLFIFRIVLTWYPQVELNNLPWKLIALPTEPLLIPVRKVIPPLGGVDISPIIWVGICSLLRELLLGQQGIITMALHH; encoded by the coding sequence ATGAATATTATCAATATTACGAATTGGGGATTGGGTTTAGGGTTAGGATTAATGACCTTTTTATTTATCTTTCGTATTGTTCTGACTTGGTATCCTCAAGTTGAATTAAATAATCTTCCTTGGAAATTAATTGCTTTGCCAACAGAACCGTTATTAATTCCTGTTCGTAAAGTGATTCCTCCCTTGGGTGGGGTTGATATTAGTCCGATTATTTGGGTAGGGATTTGTAGTTTATTGCGAGAACTTCTCCTAGGACAACAAGGGATTATCACTATGGCTTTGCATCATTAA
- a CDS encoding S66 peptidase family protein: MILPPSLQPGDLVQVVAPSGGLKEFPAFEKGLEIWRSRGYNMQLGSHWDAREGYLAGTDQQRRQALLEAWENPHCKAIVCARGGYGTTRLLENWRWNSVSPKWLIGFSDITALLWNLAKTGISGLHAPVLTTLPSEPDWSIQRLFDYLEGHPLPPLKGQGWGGGQATGVLLPANLTVATHLLATPLHPPLDGVILALEDTGEAPYRVDRMLTHWRLMGALKGVRGIALGRFSQCDLPPSSLSWTVDEVLRDRLGDLNIPIVSDLPFGHDGENAALPVGVEVTIDGDRGLLNFTNKNA; the protein is encoded by the coding sequence ATGATCTTACCCCCATCCTTACAACCAGGAGACTTAGTACAAGTTGTCGCCCCCAGTGGAGGACTCAAGGAATTTCCAGCCTTTGAGAAAGGACTAGAAATCTGGCGATCGCGGGGGTATAATATGCAATTAGGCAGTCATTGGGATGCCCGTGAGGGATACCTCGCCGGAACCGACCAGCAACGTCGCCAAGCCCTCCTAGAAGCGTGGGAAAACCCCCACTGTAAAGCCATTGTCTGCGCTAGGGGAGGCTACGGAACCACTAGATTACTGGAAAACTGGCGATGGAACTCAGTCTCACCTAAATGGCTGATTGGCTTTTCCGATATCACGGCCTTACTCTGGAATTTAGCTAAAACGGGCATTTCCGGGCTTCACGCCCCCGTTTTAACCACCCTACCCTCCGAACCTGACTGGTCTATTCAACGCCTCTTTGACTACCTCGAAGGGCATCCTTTACCCCCCCTCAAAGGACAAGGATGGGGAGGCGGCCAAGCAACAGGCGTACTCCTCCCCGCTAATTTAACCGTGGCTACCCACCTACTAGCAACCCCCCTGCATCCGCCCTTAGACGGCGTGATTTTAGCCCTAGAAGACACGGGAGAAGCCCCCTATAGGGTTGACCGTATGCTGACCCACTGGCGGCTCATGGGGGCATTAAAGGGGGTTAGAGGCATTGCCTTGGGGCGGTTTAGTCAGTGCGATCTTCCCCCATCGAGTTTAAGCTGGACAGTCGATGAAGTGTTGCGCGATCGCTTGGGGGATCTCAACATTCCCATTGTTTCTGACTTACCCTTTGGTCATGATGGGGAAAACGCTGCTTTACCCGTTGGGGTAGAAGTCACGATTGATGGCGATCGGGGTTTGCTGAATTTTACCAACAAAAACGCTTAG